In the genome of Hymenobacter cellulosivorans, one region contains:
- a CDS encoding amidohydrolase family protein codes for MHKPVTILAFLFIVTVSRVLGQTSGIISIDNVNLIPMTQETVLSNQRVFIKDGRILKIEPTSSPRTYEVAQIIDGTGKYLIPGLSEMHYHWRSKDIESDLKLLVANGITTVRNMAEFDGQNQVDIRRKTASGELLGLNYFTSGPYLQARDLASSAQVSNVVKAHREKGYNFLKLADNLPKDLYLTLLAEAQANHVPVVGHAQRNLPLEYSLRMKSIEHVEEFVYLSDDNSNPLLKQSAADLQEVAQQIKASGVYVGTTLVVFDFINNCLDDTKFSALQKSELTKYLVREERKNFLTERNDYRKLKNREFEGVKAPVLFSSYYAWMKDFTRTMASNGVNLLTGSDTYGMVIVGFSLHKEFELLQEAGLKPYDILLASTVNPARYLNTYPLEGTITEGKNANFVLLGKNPLTDIRNTKSIAGVMLKGKWFDQKALKQMLQEVEAAYK; via the coding sequence ATGCACAAGCCGGTTACTATTCTTGCTTTCTTATTTATAGTGACAGTATCCCGGGTGCTGGGGCAAACCAGTGGCATTATCTCCATTGATAATGTTAATCTGATTCCTATGACTCAGGAAACGGTGCTGAGCAACCAAAGAGTATTTATAAAAGACGGACGGATTTTAAAAATAGAACCGACCTCGTCTCCTCGGACTTACGAGGTAGCGCAGATCATTGACGGTACCGGTAAGTACCTGATTCCGGGGTTGTCCGAAATGCATTACCACTGGCGTAGCAAAGACATTGAGAGTGACTTAAAGCTGCTGGTAGCCAACGGCATTACGACTGTGCGCAATATGGCCGAATTTGATGGACAAAACCAGGTTGACATCCGGCGTAAAACCGCGTCGGGAGAGCTGCTGGGGCTTAATTATTTTACCAGCGGGCCTTACCTGCAGGCTCGGGATTTGGCATCCAGCGCGCAGGTAAGCAACGTGGTGAAAGCGCATCGGGAAAAGGGGTACAATTTCCTGAAGCTGGCCGACAATCTGCCCAAAGATCTATACCTGACTTTATTAGCCGAAGCCCAGGCTAACCACGTACCGGTAGTGGGACATGCGCAACGAAATCTGCCCCTGGAGTATTCCCTGCGCATGAAGTCCATTGAGCACGTTGAGGAGTTTGTGTATTTATCGGACGACAACAGCAACCCGCTCCTAAAGCAAAGTGCCGCCGACTTACAGGAGGTGGCCCAGCAAATAAAGGCTAGTGGCGTTTACGTTGGCACTACCCTGGTCGTATTTGATTTTATCAACAACTGCCTAGATGATACTAAATTCTCAGCGCTGCAAAAAAGTGAGTTAACCAAATACCTGGTTAGAGAAGAAAGAAAAAACTTTCTTACCGAAAGAAACGACTACCGTAAACTGAAAAACCGGGAATTCGAGGGTGTAAAAGCTCCCGTATTATTTAGTAGCTATTACGCCTGGATGAAGGACTTTACCCGAACAATGGCCAGCAACGGAGTTAATCTGCTAACGGGAAGTGACACGTACGGAATGGTTATCGTTGGTTTCTCTTTGCATAAGGAGTTTGAGCTGCTGCAAGAAGCTGGCCTGAAGCCTTATGATATATTGCTAGCCAGCACCGTTAATCCGGCTAGATATTTAAATACATATCCTCTGGAAGGTACAATTACCGAGGGGAAGAACGCTAACTTCGTTTTGTTAGGTAAGAATCCGCTTACTGATATTAGAAATACAAAATCTATTGCGGGCGTGATGTTAAAAGGCAAATGGTTTGACCAGAAAGCCTTAAAGCAGATGCTGCAAGAAGTTGAAGCCGCTTATAAATAA
- a CDS encoding prolipoprotein diacylglyceryl transferase codes for MPSDLLSTILLPSPLAHDYYSLFYLLGFAVAGALLVWEGWRRQYPLRPWLLVVAGSSLLLIVGTKLITLSGPDWQHLWQHGLSQSQGQRSVLGGLVGATLALAGLRRWLGFGRGIFDAFALPFIIGLAVQGVGCLLTGCCFGTAAPEHLPWAVAYAPGTLAFLLQVDQGLLPAGAAHSLALHPAQLYQLLLCLGIAGVLFGTRHRPWPAGVRFLLMLGLYAAGRFGLEFWRAPLGDVVGAGSWHGLKPVQLALLLAAGALLGYCAWVVHRPRAATMPTEVVPASQPARTLAGAVALLTLTAALGPQWLALPEQLVVKALLLPVVVLELGLLLLPSLTGRAQLTLRAGLAALFMLLTSQVPAPPDSAGATPRQAYTTISVGGTVGSSTQFYESPDYGCSGTTYPVSKYRQRYTVGSLGVARTLPVRRNGTLTLGLNASFGRSQFQPLQDTIVLVNGRGDFNTRPFEQGHARLYAFSPYVELAHPRYLRLGLGMHLGDVAYDQVYKPGKLIRSRGQFVFEIGKFSVLYFHSSLNYGLLGLGDGTSTVGIGSGFGQKNFRLAGGWALINSQWSGLDNAHPESKTTLGFIHSSMLLHQRWEIEPVFVTNLADVYRFSLQTRYRLPSRAR; via the coding sequence ATGCCCTCTGATTTACTCTCGACTATCCTGCTGCCGTCACCGCTGGCGCACGATTATTACTCGTTGTTTTATTTGCTGGGCTTCGCCGTGGCGGGGGCACTGCTGGTCTGGGAAGGCTGGCGGCGCCAGTATCCGCTGCGGCCCTGGCTGCTGGTAGTAGCCGGCTCTTCGCTGCTGCTGATTGTGGGCACCAAGCTCATTACCCTTTCCGGCCCCGACTGGCAGCATCTCTGGCAGCATGGGCTGAGCCAGAGCCAGGGGCAACGCTCGGTGCTGGGCGGCTTGGTGGGCGCTACGCTGGCCCTGGCTGGGCTGCGGCGCTGGCTCGGGTTTGGCCGCGGTATCTTCGATGCCTTTGCCCTGCCTTTTATCATCGGGCTGGCCGTGCAGGGCGTGGGCTGCCTGCTTACGGGCTGCTGCTTCGGCACGGCTGCCCCCGAGCACCTGCCGTGGGCTGTGGCCTACGCGCCCGGTACCCTGGCCTTCCTGCTGCAGGTCGACCAGGGCCTGCTGCCCGCGGGGGCCGCGCATTCACTGGCCCTGCACCCGGCGCAGCTTTACCAACTGCTGCTGTGCCTGGGTATTGCCGGGGTACTCTTCGGCACGCGGCACCGGCCGTGGCCGGCGGGGGTGCGCTTTCTGCTGATGCTGGGTTTGTACGCCGCCGGCCGGTTTGGCCTGGAATTCTGGCGGGCCCCGCTCGGCGACGTTGTGGGGGCCGGCAGCTGGCACGGTTTGAAGCCTGTGCAACTGGCCTTGCTGCTGGCGGCCGGGGCGCTGCTGGGGTACTGCGCCTGGGTCGTACACCGGCCACGGGCTGCTACAATGCCTACGGAAGTGGTGCCGGCCAGCCAGCCGGCCCGTACCCTGGCCGGCGCGGTAGCACTGCTAACCCTCACGGCCGCTCTGGGCCCGCAGTGGCTGGCTTTGCCCGAACAGCTGGTAGTAAAAGCGTTGCTCTTACCGGTAGTAGTACTCGAACTGGGCTTGTTGCTGCTGCCTTCCCTCACTGGCCGGGCTCAGCTCACGCTGCGGGCCGGACTAGCGGCCCTGTTCATGCTACTGACCAGCCAGGTCCCCGCCCCACCCGATTCTGCCGGCGCCACGCCCCGGCAAGCCTACACCACCATAAGCGTCGGCGGCACGGTGGGCAGCTCTACGCAGTTTTACGAGTCGCCTGACTATGGCTGCTCCGGCACCACTTACCCGGTTAGCAAGTACCGGCAACGCTACACTGTCGGTTCCCTGGGCGTGGCCCGCACTCTGCCCGTGAGACGCAACGGTACGCTCACGCTGGGCCTGAATGCCAGCTTCGGCCGTAGTCAGTTTCAGCCTTTGCAGGACACCATTGTGCTTGTTAATGGGCGTGGCGACTTCAACACCCGGCCTTTCGAACAAGGTCACGCCCGCCTGTATGCTTTTAGTCCTTACGTGGAGCTGGCACACCCGCGCTACCTACGCCTGGGACTGGGAATGCACCTGGGCGACGTGGCCTATGACCAGGTGTACAAACCAGGTAAACTAATCCGGAGCCGGGGACAATTTGTATTCGAAATCGGGAAGTTTTCGGTTTTATACTTCCATTCCAGCCTCAACTACGGTCTTCTGGGCTTGGGCGATGGAACCAGTACCGTCGGCATTGGCTCCGGGTTTGGGCAGAAAAACTTCCGGCTGGCGGGCGGCTGGGCTCTAATCAATAGCCAATGGAGTGGGCTCGACAATGCCCATCCCGAGTCGAAAACGACATTAGGCTTTATCCACTCTTCAATGCTGCTGCACCAACGGTGGGAAATTGAGCCCGTCTTCGTCACCAACCTGGCCGACGTGTATCGCTTTTCGCTCCAAACCCGCTACCGCCTGCCCAGCCGGGCCCGCTAG
- a CDS encoding DUF2905 domain-containing protein, which translates to MPPSFGKILVLAGLALIVLGAVVWLGGGSLFSWFGRLPGDIRVERPGFRFYAPLISMLLLSLLLSLLMWLVRRLGS; encoded by the coding sequence ATGCCTCCTTCTTTCGGTAAAATTCTGGTGTTGGCTGGCCTGGCCCTGATTGTGCTGGGTGCCGTGGTGTGGCTGGGCGGCGGCAGTTTGTTCAGCTGGTTTGGCCGTTTGCCCGGCGACATCCGCGTCGAGCGGCCCGGCTTTCGGTTTTACGCCCCGCTGATATCCATGTTGCTTCTAAGCCTGCTGCTCAGCCTGCTCATGTGGTTGGTGCGACGTCTGGGCAGCTAG